A window of the Candidatus Cloacimonadota bacterium genome harbors these coding sequences:
- a CDS encoding M20/M25/M40 family metallo-hydrolase codes for MKRTIILAILVNIAALLSASGLQLSVLTAEKGIDPLKWVKSPQRTDATIYYYNDEYIIAALDPAVYPDFEYLGMPAGREKLYLIESPDSLERIKIQTLGSIHQLPNGDMLLFSEVGEVKLRSECSSQFINLLLNPITVQDSDFGYPEVLEYRTELAQLSQMVSADSVEAFIQSLQDMQTRYALADNRLEVANWIKNTFQRFGISNAHLQEFTWNDTQQYNVVATIEGTMFPDEYVVVGGHHDSITYTNPLAFAPGADDNASGVAAALETARVLVQANYQPKCSIRFVTFAAEEFGLYGSHFSAQNSVDMGENIRLMVNHDMIANNPDNLDTVRLMPYDGNLAQSEYASMLVSEYSSLSANFGNLNSSSSDSFSYWSRGYPVIYFYEQDFSPVYHSNEDVVANLNPAYCAEVIKGSLVSTVSFANMPKVVSGLEVRDYGDGNSLLVSWQEPLDSDIDHVMLHVSTGDPEQSEAIAVYDADSYVVTGLVEGQMYNVMVYTVDTSGNDSYRQYSSGVPFSSPMAPQDFTASPIPDAVRLNWRTNQECDLAGYSIYRSTDFGASFSLLTTADASDSTYIDTDVFGSVEQYYYYQMQAIDNDGNTSEYGSQSISRPVSLDQGILIVDESSDGSGSNPFQPTDEMVDQYYANAMDGFDHDTLDIITLDRDLSLYDICVYSTVVWHNTDLYDASSPYYIREVIRDYIAFGGKLLYTGYNPTKAFELNAGYPVYFDADSYINSVLGISGANFSTLARFSGAISQVDQFGDFTIDPDKTFEFLEDHITRVEALYPAPGAQVWYTYATEYEQNSAYGEYEGLAVAVYHEYGEGKSAVFSFPIYAANQGDQLQQILTVGFGESVSNDDALAPVSPALQIAAIYPNPFTKSTRLVVKGSDEKQISDMKIYNLRGQLVRSLGATKSGEYDWDGKDDNGQTIGSGIYFARIRQQGRTAQRKLLRLK; via the coding sequence ATGAAACGAACCATAATTCTGGCTATTCTGGTGAATATAGCAGCGCTTCTGAGTGCGTCGGGCTTACAATTGTCTGTTTTGACTGCAGAGAAAGGTATTGATCCGCTGAAGTGGGTGAAAAGTCCCCAAAGAACAGACGCTACAATATATTATTACAATGACGAGTATATAATAGCTGCCTTGGATCCTGCAGTGTATCCGGACTTTGAATACCTGGGTATGCCTGCAGGCAGAGAGAAGCTATATCTGATTGAATCGCCAGATTCTCTGGAGCGTATAAAGATTCAGACTCTGGGCAGTATCCACCAGCTACCAAATGGCGATATGTTGCTGTTCTCAGAAGTCGGGGAAGTGAAATTACGCTCTGAATGTAGCTCTCAGTTTATCAATCTGCTCCTCAATCCGATAACGGTTCAGGACAGTGATTTTGGCTATCCTGAGGTGCTGGAATATAGAACTGAGCTTGCGCAATTGTCCCAGATGGTATCGGCAGACAGTGTGGAAGCATTTATCCAGTCTCTGCAAGATATGCAGACACGCTATGCTTTGGCAGACAACCGCTTGGAAGTGGCGAACTGGATCAAGAACACCTTTCAACGCTTTGGTATCAGCAATGCTCATCTGCAGGAATTTACCTGGAATGATACTCAGCAATACAATGTGGTCGCTACCATAGAAGGCACCATGTTTCCGGATGAATACGTGGTAGTAGGCGGACATCACGATTCCATAACTTATACGAATCCCTTAGCTTTTGCCCCGGGAGCAGACGACAACGCTTCGGGAGTGGCAGCCGCCTTGGAGACAGCCAGGGTATTGGTGCAGGCAAATTATCAGCCAAAATGCAGCATCCGCTTTGTTACTTTTGCTGCTGAAGAATTCGGTTTGTATGGATCGCACTTCAGCGCTCAGAACAGTGTGGATATGGGCGAGAACATTCGACTGATGGTAAATCATGATATGATTGCGAATAACCCCGACAACCTTGATACAGTGCGGTTGATGCCCTACGACGGCAATTTGGCACAAAGCGAGTATGCAAGTATGTTGGTGAGTGAGTATAGCTCGTTGAGCGCAAATTTTGGCAACCTGAATAGCTCCAGCAGCGACAGCTTTTCCTATTGGAGCAGGGGTTATCCGGTAATATATTTCTATGAACAGGATTTTAGCCCCGTGTATCACAGTAATGAGGATGTGGTTGCCAATCTGAATCCAGCTTATTGTGCGGAAGTGATAAAAGGCTCTCTAGTGAGCACCGTAAGCTTTGCGAATATGCCGAAAGTAGTATCCGGATTGGAAGTACGGGACTATGGTGACGGAAATTCTCTGCTGGTATCCTGGCAGGAACCCCTTGATTCCGATATCGATCATGTGATGCTGCATGTCAGCACGGGGGATCCGGAACAAAGCGAAGCGATAGCCGTGTATGATGCTGACAGTTATGTGGTTACAGGTCTGGTGGAAGGGCAAATGTATAATGTGATGGTATATACGGTAGATACCTCGGGAAACGATAGCTATCGCCAATATTCATCCGGAGTGCCCTTCAGTAGTCCAATGGCACCGCAGGATTTTACCGCCAGCCCAATCCCAGATGCAGTAAGGTTGAACTGGAGAACAAATCAGGAATGCGATCTGGCGGGGTATAGTATCTATCGTAGCACGGATTTCGGCGCATCCTTCTCTCTACTTACCACAGCAGATGCAAGCGACAGTACATATATAGATACTGATGTCTTTGGCAGTGTGGAACAGTATTATTACTATCAAATGCAAGCCATCGATAATGATGGTAATACAAGCGAATATGGAAGCCAGAGTATATCACGTCCGGTAAGCCTAGATCAAGGAATTCTGATAGTGGACGAGAGCTCCGATGGTAGCGGCTCAAATCCCTTTCAACCCACAGATGAAATGGTGGATCAGTATTATGCCAATGCTATGGATGGCTTTGATCATGATACTCTGGATATAATAACGCTTGACCGGGATCTGAGCTTATACGATATTTGCGTATACTCCACAGTAGTGTGGCACAATACGGATCTCTATGACGCAAGCTCCCCCTATTACATCAGGGAGGTGATTCGGGATTATATTGCTTTTGGAGGCAAGCTGCTTTATACCGGCTACAATCCCACCAAAGCATTTGAACTCAATGCCGGATATCCTGTATATTTTGATGCGGACTCATATATAAACAGTGTTTTGGGAATTTCCGGGGCAAACTTCAGTACTCTGGCACGCTTTTCTGGGGCGATCTCCCAAGTGGATCAATTTGGAGACTTTACGATCGATCCGGATAAAACCTTTGAATTCCTGGAAGACCATATTACCAGGGTGGAAGCTCTGTATCCGGCCCCCGGAGCGCAAGTGTGGTACACTTATGCAACAGAGTATGAGCAGAATTCAGCTTACGGAGAATATGAAGGCTTGGCTGTAGCGGTTTACCATGAGTATGGCGAGGGAAAAAGCGCAGTATTCAGTTTTCCCATCTACGCAGCTAATCAGGGGGATCAACTGCAACAAATATTAACTGTTGGTTTCGGGGAATCGGTAAGCAATGATGATGCCCTGGCTCCGGTTTCACCAGCATTGCAGATTGCAGCAATATATCCCAATCCCTTCACAAAAAGTACCAGACTGGTAGTAAAGGGAAGTGATGAAAAGCAAATATCGGATATGAAGATTTACAACCTGCGGGGACAGCTGGTGCGCAGCCTTGGCGCAACGAAAAGCGGAGAATACGATTGGGATGGAAAGGACGACAATGGGCAGACTATAGGTAGCGGAATCTATTTCGCACGAATCCGCCAGCAGGGCAGGACGGCTCAACGGAAGCTGCTAAGATTGAAGTAG